A genome region from Nodosilinea sp. FACHB-141 includes the following:
- a CDS encoding serine/threonine phosphatase, with the protein MIDIPRAGAGAIAPGDLDPDGYLDSDRRYRLMSPSDSKTSFGATPLVVIDCQPEADAPLQALQADWLETPTLNPVDHPLAVTVPPEAYPYLALQADYFPAVPELHHAWQTPQRALLLIEDRSVWLSLTAGWAAINDPLQHLQWLFETTLLWEALAPWQGQATLLTPQRLALNENNLLCLTQVDQVPNLPLLRLEALGQMWLTMLNGGQCCLPSKVKTLISNLAEGQLGDLEQVQTTLAEAAQAYSPPVEVYSTPKPELEEAITDSGLDSDIELPAAGCDLDADAVFDTQELSDDDDGGGPIETPTMVLPMKLAHLDDAGQSHVGQQRHHNEDWFFTQTQLQKVSGPQGTVLRSKGLYILCDGMGGHASGEVASQLAVRTLRDYLTQHWSSDRLPDQSTLAQAVITANQTIFDINQANATSGVGRMGTTLVMVLLHNLDIAVVHVGDSRLYSYNKRLGLRQLTLDHEVGQREINRGVERALAYARPDAYQLTQALGPRGQEDLVPGIAYHELTEDTLLILCSDGLSDNDLLERHADTHIANLLSSRTNLDNGAIQLIDLANEKNGHDNITTILVRIKLQPDMLSMTS; encoded by the coding sequence GATCGCCCCTGGCGATCTTGACCCAGATGGTTACCTCGATAGCGATCGCCGCTATCGGCTCATGTCGCCGTCAGACAGCAAAACATCGTTTGGTGCTACCCCCCTAGTTGTTATCGATTGCCAGCCCGAGGCCGACGCGCCCCTGCAAGCCCTTCAAGCAGACTGGCTCGAAACACCAACTCTCAATCCCGTAGACCATCCTCTAGCTGTTACAGTTCCCCCCGAGGCCTACCCATACCTCGCCCTCCAAGCCGACTATTTTCCGGCCGTTCCTGAGTTGCACCACGCTTGGCAAACGCCTCAGCGGGCTCTTTTACTGATTGAAGACCGCAGCGTTTGGCTATCGCTAACAGCCGGCTGGGCGGCCATAAACGACCCCCTTCAGCACCTCCAGTGGTTGTTTGAGACTACGCTGCTGTGGGAGGCATTAGCACCATGGCAGGGGCAGGCTACCCTCCTAACTCCCCAGCGGCTCGCCCTCAACGAAAATAATCTGCTCTGCCTGACTCAAGTCGACCAGGTGCCCAACTTGCCTCTCTTGCGCTTAGAAGCACTAGGTCAGATGTGGCTGACCATGCTTAATGGCGGACAATGCTGTTTGCCTTCTAAGGTAAAAACTTTAATCAGCAATCTGGCTGAGGGGCAGCTAGGTGACCTCGAGCAGGTACAAACCACCTTGGCCGAAGCTGCCCAAGCCTATTCGCCGCCGGTTGAGGTCTACTCGACCCCCAAACCAGAGCTTGAGGAAGCGATTACAGATTCAGGCCTGGACTCTGACATCGAGCTACCAGCCGCCGGTTGCGATCTCGATGCCGATGCGGTTTTTGACACCCAAGAACTGTCTGATGACGACGATGGCGGTGGGCCCATAGAAACGCCAACCATGGTCTTACCCATGAAGCTGGCTCACCTCGATGATGCCGGCCAGAGCCACGTCGGCCAGCAGCGCCACCACAACGAAGACTGGTTCTTTACCCAAACACAGTTACAAAAGGTCAGCGGTCCCCAGGGCACCGTTCTGCGGTCTAAAGGGCTCTACATTCTCTGTGATGGCATGGGTGGGCACGCCTCAGGCGAAGTGGCGAGTCAGCTAGCCGTGCGCACGCTGCGCGATTACTTGACTCAGCACTGGAGCAGCGATCGCCTGCCAGACCAAAGCACCCTGGCGCAGGCCGTAATCACCGCCAACCAAACTATCTTCGACATCAACCAAGCCAACGCCACATCTGGGGTAGGGCGCATGGGCACCACCCTCGTCATGGTGCTGCTGCACAACCTCGACATTGCCGTCGTTCATGTGGGCGATAGCCGCCTATACAGCTACAACAAGCGCCTAGGACTGCGACAGCTCACCCTCGATCATGAGGTCGGCCAACGCGAAATTAATCGAGGCGTAGAGCGAGCTCTAGCCTATGCCCGCCCTGATGCCTACCAACTGACCCAGGCCCTGGGTCCTAGGGGCCAAGAAGACCTTGTCCCCGGCATTGCCTACCACGAACTTACAGAAGACACGCTGCTGATTCTGTGCTCCGACGGTCTCAGCGACAATGACTTACTGGAGCGCCACGCTGATACCCATATTGCTAACCTGCTAAGCTCAAGGACTAACTTAGACAATGGCGCTATCCAGCTTATCGATTTAGCCAACGAAAAAAATGGCCATGACAACATCACGACCATTCTTGTACGTATTAAGTTACAGCCCGATATGCTGTCGATGACGAGTTAA
- a CDS encoding DUF4327 family protein: MTEAIADLVVAHPMVKFQRQVESLVKKSKVVRPSDPIWKIAFLFGDDWTHWKQELEEFDFSTQDPIEDLLSVQSWEED; this comes from the coding sequence ATGACTGAAGCAATTGCCGACTTAGTTGTCGCTCACCCCATGGTGAAATTTCAGCGCCAAGTTGAGTCTTTAGTTAAGAAGTCCAAAGTTGTTCGCCCCAGCGATCCGATTTGGAAAATTGCTTTCTTGTTTGGGGATGACTGGACCCACTGGAAGCAAGAACTGGAAGAATTCGACTTTTCTACCCAAGACCCGATTGAGGATTTGCTGTCGGTGCAATCTTGGGAAGAGGATTAA
- the thrS gene encoding threonine--tRNA ligase has translation MAQTDLSAPESTVPMLLPRTSESEALQRIRHTFSHVMAMAVQTLFPKTQVTIGPSIDYGFYYDFDSPEPFTDQDLKAIKKEMIKIINKGLPVTQETVTREEAQRRIEALGEPYKLEILQDLKDPITLYHLGDQWWDLCAGPHVASTTDLNPKAFELESVAGAYWRGDENRAQLQRIYGTAWETPEQLQEYKRRREEAKRRDHRKLGKELGLFIFADDVGPGLPLWTPKGTVLRSTLETFLKEEQTKRGYLGVVTPHIARVDLFKTSGHWQNYREDMFPLMADDDAARLAEEGFVMKPMNCPFHIQIYKSELRSYRELPLRLAEFGTVYRYEQSGELGGLTRVRGFTVDDSHLFVRPEQLDDEFLKVVDLILSVFRSLKLKNFKARLSFRDPESTKYIGGDEVWGTSQNAIRRAVQTLGMDYFEAPGEAAFYGPKLDFIFRDALEREWQLGTVQVDYNLPERFDLEYVAEDGSRQRPVMIHRAPFGSLERLIGILIEEYAGDFPLWLAPVQMRLLPVTEEQLGFAQSVADQLLARGVRVEVDASGDRLGKMVRNAEKAKIPIMAVVGAKELEANALNIRTRAQGELGALPMAEVVERVAGAIAAREDF, from the coding sequence ATGGCTCAAACTGATTTGTCTGCACCCGAGTCTACTGTACCCATGCTTCTGCCCCGCACCAGCGAGTCAGAGGCGCTTCAGCGCATCCGCCACACCTTTTCCCACGTTATGGCCATGGCGGTACAGACGTTGTTTCCTAAGACGCAGGTGACCATCGGCCCCTCGATCGACTACGGCTTCTACTATGACTTTGATAGCCCTGAGCCCTTCACTGACCAAGACCTGAAAGCAATCAAGAAAGAGATGATCAAGATCATCAACAAAGGGCTGCCAGTAACTCAGGAAACCGTCACCCGCGAAGAAGCCCAGCGCCGCATTGAGGCCTTGGGCGAACCCTACAAACTCGAAATTCTACAAGATCTAAAAGATCCGATTACGCTTTACCATCTGGGTGACCAGTGGTGGGATCTCTGCGCGGGGCCCCACGTGGCTAGCACTACCGACTTGAACCCCAAGGCTTTTGAGTTAGAAAGTGTGGCGGGAGCCTACTGGCGCGGCGATGAAAACCGAGCCCAGCTTCAGCGCATCTATGGCACCGCTTGGGAAACTCCTGAGCAGCTTCAGGAGTACAAGCGCCGCCGGGAAGAGGCTAAGCGCCGCGACCACCGCAAACTGGGCAAAGAGCTAGGGCTGTTTATTTTTGCTGACGACGTTGGGCCAGGTCTGCCCCTGTGGACACCTAAGGGCACAGTGCTGCGCTCTACGCTGGAAACCTTCCTGAAAGAGGAGCAAACTAAGCGGGGATATCTAGGCGTAGTTACCCCCCATATCGCCCGGGTAGACCTATTCAAAACCTCGGGGCACTGGCAGAACTACCGGGAAGACATGTTTCCGCTGATGGCGGACGATGATGCGGCTCGCCTAGCTGAGGAGGGCTTTGTGATGAAGCCCATGAACTGTCCCTTCCATATTCAGATCTATAAGAGTGAATTGCGATCGTATCGAGAGCTGCCCCTGCGTCTAGCGGAGTTTGGCACAGTGTATCGCTATGAGCAATCGGGAGAACTGGGCGGGCTCACCCGAGTGCGGGGCTTTACGGTAGACGACTCCCACCTGTTTGTGCGCCCTGAGCAGCTCGACGACGAGTTCCTCAAGGTGGTAGATCTGATTCTCTCGGTGTTTCGCAGCCTGAAGCTGAAAAACTTCAAGGCACGACTCAGCTTCCGTGACCCTGAGTCGACCAAATACATCGGGGGTGACGAGGTGTGGGGAACCTCTCAAAATGCCATTCGCCGGGCTGTTCAGACGCTTGGGATGGACTATTTCGAGGCGCCGGGAGAGGCAGCTTTTTACGGCCCTAAGCTCGACTTCATCTTTCGAGATGCCCTAGAGCGGGAGTGGCAGTTGGGCACGGTGCAGGTTGACTACAATCTACCCGAGCGCTTTGACCTGGAATACGTAGCCGAAGACGGCTCGCGCCAGCGCCCAGTGATGATTCACCGCGCTCCCTTTGGTTCGCTAGAGCGGCTGATTGGCATTTTGATTGAGGAATATGCGGGCGACTTTCCGCTGTGGCTGGCTCCGGTGCAGATGCGCCTGCTGCCTGTCACGGAGGAACAGCTGGGTTTTGCTCAATCCGTTGCTGATCAGCTCTTAGCTAGGGGTGTTCGGGTGGAGGTTGATGCCAGCGGCGATCGCCTCGGCAAGATGGTGCGCAATGCCGAAAAGGCCAAGATCCCGATCATGGCCGTAGTCGGTGCGAAGGAGTTGGAGGCCAATGCCCTCAACATTCGCACCCGCGCCCAGGGAGAGCTAGGTGCTCTGCCCATGGCTGAGGTGGTGGAGCGGGTGGCGGGGGCGATCGCCGCCCGCGAAGACTTCTAG
- a CDS encoding S-layer homology domain-containing protein: protein MNANSVIQNGVLALGLGLGILAAIAPAQAEPVDAVVEPVAQGTEQLVLPFTDVSPDHWAYEALLNLAGTYGCVSGYPDGTFRGEDTVTRYEFAAGMDSCLSVLTNLAQQQQQTRDQEVRSLIDAMEQSLSDLRELEADLPEAT, encoded by the coding sequence ATGAACGCAAACTCAGTCATTCAAAATGGTGTACTGGCTCTAGGGCTTGGTCTTGGGATTTTGGCGGCGATCGCCCCTGCCCAGGCGGAACCCGTAGATGCTGTTGTCGAACCCGTTGCTCAAGGTACTGAACAGCTGGTCTTACCCTTTACCGACGTGTCGCCCGACCACTGGGCCTACGAGGCTCTGCTGAATCTGGCCGGGACTTATGGCTGCGTCAGCGGCTACCCCGACGGCACCTTTCGGGGCGAAGACACCGTCACCCGCTACGAGTTCGCTGCCGGTATGGACTCCTGCCTGAGCGTACTGACTAATCTAGCGCAGCAACAGCAGCAGACCCGCGATCAAGAGGTGCGATCGCTGATCGACGCCATGGAGCAATCGCTCAGCGACCTGCGCGAGCTTGAGGCTGACTTGCCTGAAGCAACCTAG
- the thrB gene encoding homoserine kinase, producing MVSTPISVTVPATTANIGPGFDCLGAALTLYNRFRFTALDQAAGTVAIAVSGLEADRVATDESNLVYKAFAHFYKQQGLAVPAVEIEIDLAVPLARGLGSSSTAIVGGLLGANALCERPLNRSAVVEMAIALEGHPDNVVPALVGGCQLAVGNADGTATLCPIPWHSDIVPVVIVPDFELSTAAARKVLPASYSRADAIFNTAHLGLLLRGLESGRGDWLRVALGDRIHQPYRQSLIPGYEAVSTAAAEAGAYGLVISGAGPTLLALTPVDQSAAVGDAMTAAWANAGQSTTTHVLSLEITGAQVSPI from the coding sequence GTGGTGTCAACGCCCATCTCTGTTACTGTGCCCGCCACCACTGCCAACATTGGCCCTGGCTTCGACTGTTTGGGAGCCGCGCTGACGCTCTATAACCGCTTTCGCTTTACGGCCCTCGATCAGGCGGCGGGAACAGTAGCGATCGCAGTGAGCGGACTAGAGGCCGACCGGGTGGCGACGGACGAGTCTAACTTGGTTTACAAAGCCTTTGCCCACTTTTATAAGCAGCAGGGGTTGGCAGTGCCCGCGGTGGAGATTGAGATTGATCTGGCCGTTCCCCTAGCGCGTGGGTTGGGTAGCTCGTCTACCGCCATTGTGGGCGGGCTGCTGGGGGCGAATGCGCTGTGCGAACGGCCCCTTAATCGTTCGGCGGTAGTGGAGATGGCGATCGCCCTAGAGGGCCACCCCGACAATGTCGTACCTGCCCTAGTAGGGGGCTGCCAGCTAGCTGTCGGCAATGCTGACGGTACCGCTACCCTATGCCCCATTCCTTGGCACTCTGATATTGTGCCGGTGGTGATTGTGCCCGACTTTGAGCTTTCCACCGCTGCCGCCCGTAAGGTCTTGCCAGCCAGCTATAGCCGGGCCGACGCTATTTTCAATACTGCTCACCTCGGATTACTGCTGCGAGGGTTAGAGAGCGGTCGGGGCGACTGGCTGCGGGTGGCCTTGGGCGATCGCATCCACCAGCCCTATCGACAGTCTCTAATTCCCGGCTATGAGGCTGTCTCAACCGCCGCTGCCGAGGCCGGAGCCTACGGCCTTGTCATTAGTGGTGCTGGCCCCACGCTGCTAGCCCTCACACCTGTCGACCAAAGCGCTGCGGTGGGCGACGCTATGACTGCAGCATGGGCCAATGCTGGGCAGTCAACCACAACCCATGTGCTTAGCCTAGAAATTACTGGAGCCCAGGTAAGCCCTATCTAG
- a CDS encoding NAD(P)H-quinone oxidoreductase subunit 4 has translation MLTEQFPWLTTLVLLPLLAILPIPVLPNRNGQTLRWYALGIGFIEFSLILYTFINFYNLNQPGLQLVESYDWVPQVGITWSLGADGLAMPLVVLSGLVTTLAILASWNITHRPRLYFSLLLVMYSAQVGVFLAQDLVMFFLMWELELVPVYLLISIWGGKKRLYAATKFILYTAIGSVFILVAALAMAFYGDTVTFNLTELAQKDYSLTFQLLVYAAFLVAFAVKLPIFPLHTWLPDAHSEAPAAVSMILAGVLLKMAGYGLIRMNIEMLPDAHLYFAPFLAILGVVNVIYASMTAFGQDNLKRRMAYSSVAHMGFVLIGCSAFTTLGMSGAMLQMISHGLIAAVMFFLSGVTYERTHTLDMDEMGGIARKMPTSFAFFTAASMASLALPGMSGFVSEIAVFLGMATSDVYSTTFKTVIIIGAAVGVVLSPIYLLSMLRRIFYGDAGKVVAKVPNIIDIRPREAFVAACLLVPIIGIGLYPKLATQVYDAKTVEVASRVQHTLLASAPTSPLYAHVLVAPQVTVAELPTVLSSQID, from the coding sequence ATGCTAACCGAGCAATTTCCGTGGCTAACGACCCTAGTTTTATTGCCTTTACTGGCGATTTTGCCGATACCGGTCCTGCCCAATCGCAATGGGCAAACTCTCCGCTGGTACGCCCTGGGCATTGGCTTCATCGAGTTTTCGCTAATTCTCTACACGTTTATTAACTTCTACAATCTCAACCAGCCCGGTCTACAGCTGGTAGAAAGCTATGACTGGGTACCTCAGGTGGGCATCACCTGGTCACTTGGAGCCGATGGCCTAGCAATGCCGCTGGTGGTGCTGAGTGGTCTGGTGACGACCCTGGCTATTTTGGCTTCGTGGAATATTACCCACCGTCCTCGCCTCTACTTCAGCCTGCTGCTGGTGATGTATAGCGCCCAGGTTGGGGTCTTTTTGGCCCAGGACTTGGTGATGTTCTTCTTAATGTGGGAATTAGAGCTGGTGCCGGTTTACCTGCTAATTTCCATCTGGGGCGGTAAAAAGCGCCTCTACGCCGCCACTAAATTTATTCTCTACACTGCCATCGGTTCTGTCTTCATTCTGGTAGCAGCCCTAGCCATGGCGTTCTACGGCGATACCGTTACCTTTAACCTGACGGAACTGGCCCAGAAAGACTACAGCCTCACATTCCAACTCCTAGTCTACGCAGCTTTCTTAGTAGCCTTTGCAGTTAAGTTACCGATTTTTCCGCTGCACACCTGGCTACCCGACGCCCACAGCGAAGCCCCCGCCGCCGTGTCAATGATCTTGGCCGGGGTCCTGCTCAAGATGGCGGGCTATGGCCTGATTCGCATGAACATTGAGATGCTGCCCGATGCCCATCTCTATTTCGCGCCTTTCCTGGCGATTCTCGGCGTGGTCAACGTCATCTATGCGTCGATGACCGCCTTTGGCCAAGACAACCTCAAGCGCCGCATGGCCTACTCATCAGTGGCCCACATGGGCTTTGTGCTGATTGGCTGCTCGGCCTTCACCACCCTGGGTATGAGCGGCGCTATGCTGCAAATGATTTCCCACGGGCTGATCGCGGCGGTGATGTTCTTTTTGTCTGGGGTGACCTACGAGCGCACCCACACCCTCGATATGGATGAGATGGGTGGCATCGCTCGCAAGATGCCCACCAGCTTCGCCTTCTTTACCGCTGCTTCTATGGCATCGCTGGCCCTGCCCGGCATGAGCGGGTTTGTCAGCGAGATCGCGGTGTTCCTCGGTATGGCCACTAGCGATGTCTACAGCACGACCTTCAAGACCGTAATTATTATTGGTGCTGCTGTTGGGGTGGTGCTGTCGCCCATTTATCTACTCTCTATGCTGCGCCGCATTTTCTACGGTGACGCGGGTAAGGTAGTGGCTAAGGTACCCAACATCATTGATATTCGCCCCCGGGAGGCCTTTGTAGCGGCCTGTCTGCTGGTACCGATCATTGGGATTGGCCTCTATCCAAAGCTGGCCACTCAGGTTTACGACGCCAAAACTGTTGAGGTGGCTAGTCGCGTACAGCATACCCTGCTAGCATCTGCTCCAACTTCGCCGCTCTACGCCCATGTGCTGGTGGCTCCTCAGGTGACAGTGGCTGAATTGCCCACTGTTCTGTCCTCTCAAATCGACTAG
- a CDS encoding transposase produces MAQQHPCPHCNNRHLLRIGVRGIRQCSSCKAYVDVRSRHWLKRLIRDRAA; encoded by the coding sequence ATGGCTCAGCAACACCCCTGTCCTCACTGCAACAATCGACATCTGCTGCGCATTGGGGTGCGCGGTATTCGCCAGTGCTCTAGCTGCAAAGCTTACGTTGATGTGCGATCGCGCCACTGGTTGAAGCGCCTAATTCGCGATCGCGCTGCCTAG
- a CDS encoding sulfite oxidase-like oxidoreductase — protein MAGKFFHKPGAELADRVPPGQHLAKGFPVLTYGETPHVAQADWTLSITGLAQAKTFTWDEMMSLPQAEFTADFHCVTTWSKLDVTWRGVHVTDLMEQLAIEPEATHVMLHCYGGYTTNLTLADFVLPENFFAHTLEGEPLPAEHGGPMRLVVPHLYAWKSAKWVNGVEFLAAPALGFWERNGYHERGEPWAEERYSDR, from the coding sequence ATGGCCGGCAAGTTTTTCCACAAACCAGGCGCGGAGCTAGCCGATCGCGTTCCCCCCGGTCAGCATTTGGCTAAGGGTTTTCCGGTGCTCACCTACGGCGAGACGCCCCACGTTGCTCAAGCCGACTGGACCTTGAGCATCACAGGCTTGGCCCAGGCTAAAACCTTTACCTGGGACGAAATGATGTCACTGCCCCAGGCGGAGTTCACCGCTGACTTTCACTGCGTGACGACCTGGTCAAAGCTGGATGTAACCTGGCGGGGCGTGCACGTCACCGACTTGATGGAGCAGTTGGCGATCGAGCCCGAGGCAACCCACGTCATGCTGCACTGCTACGGCGGCTATACCACCAACCTTACCCTGGCCGACTTTGTTCTACCCGAAAACTTTTTTGCCCACACCCTAGAAGGTGAGCCTTTGCCCGCCGAGCATGGCGGCCCTATGCGCCTAGTGGTACCCCACCTCTATGCCTGGAAAAGCGCCAAATGGGTCAACGGCGTAGAGTTTCTTGCGGCCCCGGCCCTGGGTTTTTGGGAGCGTAACGGCTACCACGAGCGGGGCGAACCGTGGGCGGAAGAGCGCTACAGCGATCGCTAG
- a CDS encoding LuxR C-terminal-related transcriptional regulator: MSAAPAGVESPSVDLPNQTRLLLDLQRVNKIAQRLSGCLEVETIARFITNGLVDQFGCAFARIWVVEPEQTALRLVASSGLYTHTNGSFARVPMGAYKVGKIAQNRVPFLSNRLAEEAWVKDRDWAIANNIQGFAGYPLMTDDRVIGVLATFSRSPMAAEFLEVLQVLCMTATIALDAALSVETKRMGSAAVLAQRSALSDQLATILKTTTMALVGTEMALPASTGHLFVQLAELLDEFNCDYARLVYGATDVALEAIVAIPTADGAQAAADAVAQWRSRCHQLRFMATCLGGSLQTQPGPQQQMVQITLQTPYTNGRLGAKVSIQCSTALVQVALTCMAYKAWLTVCDPFDPEAVVITDSEPTAQEATCTIWVRVKALPPPSAQAVIDWTIDVEQLRQVVQRVSQGQSVEATSSDPSYPRPSEREREIMALLAQGLRDRDIAARLYISESTVKFHINNSLTKLQAKNRYQAVYQAAIQGWI, encoded by the coding sequence GTGAGTGCTGCTCCCGCCGGTGTGGAAAGCCCCAGCGTTGATTTGCCCAACCAAACTCGGCTGCTGCTCGATTTGCAGCGGGTTAATAAAATTGCCCAACGGTTGTCGGGGTGCCTTGAGGTAGAAACCATTGCCCGATTCATTACCAATGGGTTGGTCGATCAGTTTGGCTGTGCCTTTGCTCGGATCTGGGTGGTAGAACCGGAGCAAACCGCCCTCCGACTGGTGGCATCTTCGGGACTATATACCCATACCAACGGCTCCTTTGCGCGGGTGCCCATGGGGGCCTACAAAGTCGGCAAAATTGCCCAAAACCGGGTTCCCTTTCTCAGCAATCGCCTGGCCGAAGAAGCCTGGGTTAAGGATCGAGACTGGGCGATCGCCAACAATATTCAGGGGTTTGCAGGCTATCCGCTGATGACCGACGATCGCGTCATTGGGGTGCTGGCCACCTTTAGCCGTAGCCCCATGGCCGCAGAGTTTTTAGAGGTCTTGCAGGTGCTCTGCATGACCGCCACCATTGCCCTCGACGCAGCGCTGAGCGTTGAGACCAAACGAATGGGCTCAGCGGCTGTCTTGGCCCAGCGCTCGGCTTTATCTGACCAGCTGGCAACAATTTTGAAGACCACCACAATGGCGCTGGTGGGTACCGAAATGGCGCTGCCAGCTTCTACGGGCCACCTATTTGTACAGCTAGCTGAGCTACTAGACGAATTTAACTGTGATTATGCTCGGCTGGTCTACGGTGCGACCGACGTAGCGCTAGAAGCGATCGTAGCGATACCGACTGCCGATGGAGCTCAAGCTGCTGCCGATGCGGTGGCTCAGTGGCGATCGCGCTGTCACCAACTGCGGTTTATGGCCACCTGCCTGGGGGGCAGCCTACAAACCCAGCCCGGCCCCCAGCAGCAGATGGTGCAAATTACTCTGCAAACTCCCTACACCAATGGGCGATTAGGGGCAAAGGTCAGTATTCAGTGCTCCACGGCCCTGGTACAGGTAGCCTTAACCTGCATGGCCTACAAGGCTTGGCTGACGGTGTGCGACCCCTTTGATCCAGAGGCCGTCGTGATTACCGACAGCGAACCCACCGCCCAAGAGGCGACCTGCACTATTTGGGTGCGGGTTAAGGCGTTGCCTCCACCGTCGGCTCAGGCCGTGATCGATTGGACAATAGATGTTGAGCAACTGCGACAGGTTGTTCAGCGAGTTAGCCAGGGGCAATCAGTAGAAGCAACCTCCAGCGACCCTAGCTACCCGCGTCCGTCCGAGCGAGAGCGAGAGATTATGGCGCTGCTGGCACAGGGGCTGCGCGATCGCGACATTGCCGCCCGCCTCTACATCAGCGAGAGCACGGTAAAGTTTCACATCAACAATAGCCTGACTAAGCTGCAGGCAAAAAACCGTTATCAGGCCGTCTACCAAGCCGCAATTCAGGGGTGGATTTAA
- a CDS encoding PTPA-CTERM sorting domain-containing protein codes for MAGNWIDVVFPVGFAPGNQPNLTLIPGQLGFKVNLEVEPTPVPTPALLPGLVGMGLAALRQRREDGRADKTQP; via the coding sequence GTGGCAGGCAACTGGATCGATGTGGTTTTTCCAGTGGGCTTTGCCCCAGGAAATCAGCCCAACCTCACCCTAATTCCTGGACAGCTGGGTTTTAAAGTCAATTTGGAGGTAGAACCAACCCCTGTACCGACCCCGGCGCTGCTGCCTGGACTAGTGGGCATGGGTTTGGCAGCTCTGCGCCAGCGCCGTGAGGACGGTCGAGCAGATAAAACCCAGCCCTAA
- a CDS encoding GTPase has product MGDSPQSNPSNDSPSWAAPMLEAWQLLRDRIGQLRPDQQLSRWFNIDDDKVVEILAAVREQLPTTEALLIGKPQAGKSSIVRGLTGVSADIIGQGFKPHTQNTQRYAYPSEDLPLLLFTDTVGLGDVTQATEAIIAELVDDLNSETRTARILVLTVKINDFATDTLRQIAVRLRQQFPTVPCLLVVTSSHEVYPSDQDNHPPYPPEMEAVQRPFQAVQANFEGLVDRTVLIDFTLDEDGFDPVFYGLDAMRDALADLLPEAEAQALYQLLDEQAEATNQLGNLYRDVGRHYMSAFAVMAATLAAVPLPFATMPVLTALQVSMVVLLGKLYGQTLSPSQAGGLISAIAGGFFAQAVGRELVKFIPGFGSVIAASWAAAYTWALGEGACVYFGDLMGGKKPDPKKIQAAMKEAFATAKDRFKDSASEISPSDPKEV; this is encoded by the coding sequence ATGGGCGACTCTCCACAATCTAATCCCTCCAATGACAGCCCGTCGTGGGCCGCTCCGATGCTAGAGGCCTGGCAGCTGTTGCGCGATCGCATCGGTCAGCTCCGGCCTGATCAGCAGCTCAGCCGCTGGTTCAATATTGACGATGACAAAGTGGTCGAAATTTTGGCGGCGGTGCGCGAGCAGTTGCCCACCACTGAGGCCCTGCTGATTGGCAAACCTCAAGCGGGCAAAAGCTCCATCGTGCGGGGGTTAACTGGAGTTTCAGCCGATATCATCGGTCAGGGTTTCAAGCCCCACACCCAAAACACCCAGCGCTACGCCTACCCCTCTGAAGATCTGCCCCTGCTGCTCTTTACCGATACCGTAGGGCTAGGGGATGTAACCCAGGCCACCGAGGCCATCATTGCTGAGCTGGTTGACGATCTCAACAGTGAGACCCGCACGGCCCGCATTTTGGTTTTGACGGTCAAAATCAACGATTTCGCCACCGACACCCTGCGCCAAATTGCCGTCCGTTTGCGTCAGCAGTTTCCCACCGTGCCCTGCCTGCTGGTGGTCACCTCCAGCCATGAGGTCTATCCCTCAGACCAGGACAATCACCCGCCTTACCCTCCCGAGATGGAGGCCGTGCAGCGTCCTTTTCAGGCTGTGCAAGCTAATTTTGAGGGATTGGTCGATCGCACCGTGCTGATCGACTTCACCCTTGACGAAGACGGCTTCGACCCTGTGTTCTACGGCCTCGACGCGATGCGCGATGCCCTGGCCGACCTGCTACCTGAGGCCGAGGCCCAGGCGCTTTACCAACTGCTGGACGAGCAGGCCGAGGCCACCAACCAATTGGGTAACCTCTACCGCGATGTGGGGCGGCACTACATGTCAGCCTTTGCCGTTATGGCAGCCACCCTGGCGGCGGTACCTCTACCCTTTGCCACTATGCCGGTGCTGACGGCGCTTCAGGTTTCCATGGTGGTGCTGTTGGGTAAGCTCTATGGCCAAACTCTGAGCCCTTCACAAGCTGGAGGGCTAATTAGTGCGATCGCAGGTGGCTTTTTTGCCCAAGCCGTCGGGCGCGAGCTAGTCAAATTCATCCCCGGCTTTGGCAGCGTAATCGCTGCCTCCTGGGCAGCTGCCTACACCTGGGCTCTAGGCGAAGGAGCCTGCGTCTACTTCGGTGACCTAATGGGGGGGAAAAAGCCCGACCCTAAAAAGATTCAGGCTGCCATGAAAGAAGCCTTCGCCACGGCCAAAGATCGCTTCAAAGACAGCGCTTCAGAAATCAGCCCATCTGACCCTAAGGAAGTTTAG